The following coding sequences are from one Motacilla alba alba isolate MOTALB_02 chromosome 4, Motacilla_alba_V1.0_pri, whole genome shotgun sequence window:
- the SPINK2 gene encoding serine protease inhibitor Kazal-type 2 isoform X2 has product MGSRCRGSGRRAGLLSCPGAMASYPPNCAQYGKYMCPRDYHPVCGTDGETYGNECVLCLANREDNTHIEIVRKGHC; this is encoded by the exons ATGGGGAGCCGGTGCCGGGGAAGTGGGAGGCGGGCTG GGCTCCTCTCGTGTCCCGGAGCCATGGCCAGCTACCCG CCCAACTGCGCCCAGTATGGGAAGTACATGTGTCCAAGGGACTACCATCCAGTCTGTGGCACTGATGGAGAGACCTATGGAAACGAGTGTGTGCTCTGCCTTGCTAACAG GGAAGATAATACGCATATAGAAATTGTCCGAAAGGGACATTGCTGA
- the HOPX gene encoding homeodomain-only protein, protein MAMEKPVIPTEEQLEILEYHFCKVNKHPDPTTLCLIAAETGLSEEQTLKWFKQRLAEWRKSEGLPSESGSVRD, encoded by the exons ATGGCCATGGAAAAGCCAGTGATTCccactgaggagcagctggagatcCTGGAATACCACTTCTGCAAGGTGAATAAGCATCCTGACCCCACCACACTGTGCCTCATCGCTGCTGAGACGGGGCTCTCCGAGGAGCAGACTCTG AAATGGTTCAAGCAGCGCCTGGCGGAGTGGAGGAAGTCTGAAGGGCTGCCCTCAGAAAGCGGGTCTGTCAGGGACTAG
- the SPINK2 gene encoding serine protease inhibitor Kazal-type 2 isoform X1, translated as MARPLPLLLLLLPVLLAGLLSCPGAMASYPPNCAQYGKYMCPRDYHPVCGTDGETYGNECVLCLANREDNTHIEIVRKGHC; from the exons ATGGCCCGGCCGCTGccgctcctgctgctgctgctgcccgtgCTCCTCGCCG GGCTCCTCTCGTGTCCCGGAGCCATGGCCAGCTACCCG CCCAACTGCGCCCAGTATGGGAAGTACATGTGTCCAAGGGACTACCATCCAGTCTGTGGCACTGATGGAGAGACCTATGGAAACGAGTGTGTGCTCTGCCTTGCTAACAG GGAAGATAATACGCATATAGAAATTGTCCGAAAGGGACATTGCTGA